DNA from Ignavibacteriales bacterium:
TTTCCATAAAACTCAGAATAATCTGAGCTTATAGTTTCTTTTTCATTATTGGCCAGCTTGTAATCTATTATTTCAAAATTTTTTCCATTAAAGCTGCTTGAAGTGGATTGATACTCTGAAATACGTATGTGACCCGCATCAACAAAATCAATCTCTAATGCTGTTGCATCAACGGGAATCCAGCCTGCTTCTCCCATATATATCTCGTTCCAGCCATGCTGCCCGAATCCTCCACCATAATTTGGAACATACATTCCGCCCCAAACTACTCTTGCAGGAATTCCAACTGCTCTGCAGAAAGAAGCGAGTAAAAAAGAGTGGGCGCCGCATTCGCCAGCACGAATATCATATGTTTTTCTTGCAGTACCACCTCCAGGAATTGCATAGTGAATATTTTCTGCAACCCATTTACTTAACCTTGTTGCTGCCTCCCAGCTATCCTTAGATCCTTCGGTTATTTCCTTGGCTTTTTTGATTAGCACAGGATCATCACTTTCTACTCTTCCATCCCCTATAAGATATTTTTCCAGAAAGGCATCTTTAAAGTTTGGAGGAAATGGAGGTGCATTTTTACCATCATATTTGGGGTGTGAAATTTCAAACATACCTTCTATAAGATTTTCTTTTATAGTACCAGTAAATTTTTGTCCTGGTACGTTTAAATCTTCAACTGTAAAGTTTTGTCCGATAGGTTCAATAACCGCATCAACTTTCATATATGTTAAGGATTGAACATCAGAAATTGCAACATTGGTTTTTGTTACAATGCTTGCATCCATATTAGCAACTTTTATTTTATCGATAACACTTTGATCGGATAAATATATTTTTCTATTTAACACTTCAAACTTTACAAAGTAACCATAATCCGGTGAAAGCCAGTAAGTTGTTTTTAATCCCGTTTTTGTATTTGTTTGCTCAATAATTATTGTGTTAAACGATTTTCCGGCAAGTGAAACTGTTTCTTCGCCTGTTTTTTTGAATTTTGATTTTTGAATTTCTCCCTCCATTACCTCAAGTATATTGTATTCTGCTTCGGTTTTCCCTTCGAGATACAGATCTTTTTTCAATCTAGTAAATGCTTCATCAGAACCAATAACAGTCTCAGGAGTAATTTCAATCACCTTTTCAGTGGAGTTCAAGGTAGAATTTATTGTAGCCTTATCATCTTTTACTTTGATTGAAATATTGAACTCTGTTGATCCTTGCTTAATATCAGTGATTATATCTACGCCTCTTCTTGTTACGGGATCAACAATAGATTGAGAGCTCATTTCCATATTGAATTCACTGCCAAGGAGAGAGAGCATAATAAAAATATTTATATCCTGCTCAATTAAATCTTGATCATATTTTCTAATAGGGGTTTCTGATGATTCGGTATAACCGCATACAACATCATTAATTTCAATTGCATAGTAAACTTTACTTGCCGCAGAAGTGTCTTTAGGCGAATAATTGTTTTGGCTACATGCATACAACGAAATTGTGGAGATTTGTAGTAGCATGCCAAATATTAGAAGTTGAATTTGTTTTAATGTTTTCATTTATTACTCCTTTATTCTTTTAATAACAATTGCTCTTCATAATTCGTCAATAACCACCATACTAAAATGATTTTGAAATAATTGCTGCTATTCCGAATACAAGTGCTGTATTAATAGCAATTAACCAATGATAAAATAGCGAACCGACTTTTCCAGTTTCTTCTAAGGTTATCTTTTTGTATTTATTTGCATAAAACGGAAGCATAAAATTCAGGACAATGAAGTATACCTTTTCTCCCCTTTTCTGAAGCTCGTTGAATATCAGTATACCTGAAACGATATACCAGCCAACTGCTATAAATGCTATTATCGCTAAGAAAATTGTCATATCGGTTTTATTCCTTATTCTTTTTAATTAAATCTAAAGTGAGATCCATTGCTGTATCTTTTCTACTTAAAAAATCTTTGTAAGTCTGTTCAACGTAGTAATCGGGTTCTACTCCTTTTGTTTTATCCATTCCCTCAACAGCAGCGGAAAATGTTTCTTGAGGGACATAAACTAACATTTTTGTGTTATCAAGTTTTACCTCTTTAGTTTTAGCATTGCACTTGTAAGTTGATCCGCCTTCTTCACCAACAAGTTTTCCTATTTTGTGATATTTGATTAAAGCACAAAAATGTCCATTTGTTGATCCGCAGTGTTTATCAATTAAAGTGTAAAGATTTCCTTCGAAATGGTTTTCTGCCACGGGAATTGGTTTTGCAAATTCAGCGTATCTCCCGTATTCTTCAGCAAAGTATGGAACAGGTTCTTTTTCTAAATATGAAAGCAACGGGACAGCACAGAATGGGTCGCCACCATCATTACCGCGTAAATCTAGTATCAAATTCTTAATACTGCTTTTCTTAATTTCTACAAATGCACTGTCTAAAAATGATTTGAAATAATCCACCTTATCATAAAAGATAAACGATGGGATTTTTAAGATTGCTATGCCATTTTCCTTTTCAAGTTTAAGAGTTAATGGAGGATGATTAAAATTCTTAAAGACAACTGATCTTACCGCTTCTAGTTTTGCTGGGATCATCTTTTTTGTTTCACTCGTCTTTCTTCCTGGTAAAGCATAAGTAACAACGTAATTTTCAGGAAATCCATAATATCTTGCGTAAGCCATTGGAAATCTCTTTTCGATTTGTGCAAATTGAAATTGTTCAATGAATCCATCAGAGGAGTAACTACTTTTTAAATCACTAATTATTTTTTTTATTGGAAGCGAATTGATTTCCAGGATTATACTTCCAAAAGGGACCTGAGAAGTCTCATTGTAATACCCCGCAACAACAGCATAACCCTCAATCAATTTAATTTGAAGTGGAAATAAGTTGTCTTTCCCTGTTTCCCAAAAACTTCCGGGCATCCAAATACTTGAGTGCATGCATCCTATATTATTGTTAATCGGTGCAAGTATCTGAAAGAATTCGTGATATTGCATTGATCGATTTATTAAAGCGTATTGGTGATCAAACAGGCTATCAAATTTTTCCTCGAATGTATATTCGTATAAGGCACAGTGCTCGTTTTCATATAGCGATCTGAGTTGTAAAAAATCTTTCTGAAGTTCTTCTTTACTGAATACTTTATCATTGTCATGATTTTTATCTAAAGTATCTTCCGGATATGGAAGAAAAGATTTGGAATGTTTTATAAGCTGGTAGTCTTTGGTCTGAAATAAAAGAAACATTCCCAGTAATAGAGCAAATGAAATGTACTTTATCATTTTGCTTCTCACTGATGTTAGAAAATTATAACATAATATAATAAAAAAAGATGTGGCTGATTCTTTTTTAGGTTAAATGGGGTGAAAATAATTTGTTCGGCGAATTAATAAGCAAATATTAGCAATCGTTCATTAATTTAAAATATAACTTTATGCTTCTGGGTGTAATTATTATTAAACCTTAATTGTTTTCCATCTTCCTCTTTTAAAAAGAAAATATCCAACAATAGAAAATGTTGATTCGGAAATTACAATTGAGTAGTAGGCCCCTTCTGCACCAAGACCAAGATATATTGCAAGCGTGTATGCAAGCGGAATCTGAAGTACCCAGAACACGAAAAAGTTCATTATCGTTGGAGTTCTTGTATCGCCGGCACCATTAAATGACTGCACAAGCACCATACCAAAAGCGTAAAATAAATATCCCATTGCAAAAATGCTTAAACACTTTGAGGCATTATCAATAACTTCTTTTTCATCTGTAAAGAACGAAGCAATGTTATCTCCAAAAAGAAAAAACAAAACCATAATGGTTCCCATAAATAACATATTAAAGAAACCTGTACGCCATACGGCTTTTTCTGCACGAGTTTTTAGCTCACCGTTTTGTAAAAGTTCTATGTAAGATGGAATAAATTTCATTACACGAATTTACAATGTAGAATGCACAATTAAGGTTGGTAAAATTTAGTTACAAAAAAACATATTAATCGTTTACTATC
Protein-coding regions in this window:
- a CDS encoding tetratricopeptide repeat protein — translated: MKTLKQIQLLIFGMLLQISTISLYACSQNNYSPKDTSAASKVYYAIEINDVVCGYTESSETPIRKYDQDLIEQDINIFIMLSLLGSEFNMEMSSQSIVDPVTRRGVDIITDIKQGSTEFNISIKVKDDKATINSTLNSTEKVIEITPETVIGSDEAFTRLKKDLYLEGKTEAEYNILEVMEGEIQKSKFKKTGEETVSLAGKSFNTIIIEQTNTKTGLKTTYWLSPDYGYFVKFEVLNRKIYLSDQSVIDKIKVANMDASIVTKTNVAISDVQSLTYMKVDAVIEPIGQNFTVEDLNVPGQKFTGTIKENLIEGMFEISHPKYDGKNAPPFPPNFKDAFLEKYLIGDGRVESDDPVLIKKAKEITEGSKDSWEAATRLSKWVAENIHYAIPGGGTARKTYDIRAGECGAHSFLLASFCRAVGIPARVVWGGMYVPNYGGGFGQHGWNEIYMGEAGWIPVDATALEIDFVDAGHIRISEYQSTSSSFNGKNFEIIDYKLANNEKETISSDYSEFYGKYTNLETGRTFEVLDKEGNLSVDIPGQMVLPFNKPDEKGKWYCKLSPTLYLEFTRDEENKIKEMFLHEIAQMTKKSSPETIEANVPENMRPYLGKYLFSAINQEFTVFYNDGVLIIHDPTKNEDIKLQSPNEEGGWLDEFDKNLIYFDKDAEGNVTLLKVDVANKFTREEFASAVIERTIREEGIEAGLKKFNEIKSDSDSKLVISESSFNLLGYKFLNEGKNEEALEIFKLNVKEYPESFNAHGSLAEAYMKCGNKEEAIKNYQKSLELNPENARAKMMLEKINNN